GAAATTTTTTATGGGAATGGGCGGGATTTTTGTTTTATCAATTTTATCAATCTTGATTTTGGGAATAATATTTATAGCATTAATCATAGCAGGAATCTTTTTGTACTTCGGATGCAAATTGGCAAATATAGAAGATGTGTCTTTGGGAAAAGCCATTGTAGCTGTTGTTGGTGGAGGAATTTTGTCTTTTATAGTATCTTCCATATTCTCAGCAGTTCCAGTAATTGGTGGAATTTTAAGTTTTGTATTTGGAATATTGTCTTATGTTTGGGTGATAAAGGTAATTTTCAATACAAACTGGTCTAAAGCATTTTTGGCATGGCTGATGGCAATCGTTGTGGAAGTGGTTGTAATGTTTATCATTGCATTTATCATAGCATTCATATTTGGTGTTGGAATACTGTCTTTGATGCATTTATGATTTAAAAAATTTTTATTTTTGGGATATTATGCATTACGATAATAAAATTGTTGAAAGGGGAAGGGAATACTACAAAAATGGGCTCGTTAAGTTCTGCGTGAAATTTGAGGATTTTCTTTATGGAGAGGTCGTTGGTGGAGATGTTTATGATGTTAAAGTTGATTTGAGCAACTATTTTGGATCCTGCTCATGTCCATACAAATACAACTGTAAACATGCCTATGCTTTAATTGAGGCATATAAAAACAACAACTACATTGATGGAAATGAATTATTTAACTCTCTCAGCAAAAAACCAAAAGAAGAAATTTTGGAAATTTTAAAGAGCATAATTTTAAAACATAATCTTTGGGATGATTTAATTGGAAAGGAAGATAACTTAGTGGAAAAAGGCAAGGCAATCTTAAAACTTATTCCTGTTGAAAGAAAAAATATTTATACATTCAAATCTTTTTTAAGAAACCAATTTATTAAAAATGCACGTGATGACGAGCTGTTGGAGATGTTAGAGGAGATTGCAAATTTTGATTATTTTGATTATGAAGATAGGGATGTTGTTGAAATTATAGAATCTATTGTTGTGGAAATATTCGAGAGAGGAAACAAAAAAACAATAAAAAAGGCCTTAGAACTTTCAAATAAATATAAGTATGCACTATGGATTATTAGAGAGTATTTTTATGATTATTGCATAGAGGCAGGCCTAGTAGATGATTTCGCAGAAAAGTATTAAAACCTGTATGAGGATATAATGTTGTTTGGTCATCTTTTCTATTTGAATTTTAACGAACATTAAGCCAATAAATTTTTTTGCAAAACCTACACATAAAGTTTAAAATATAGTTGACTGTATAAATCTCAATATTGTTATAATTTTATTTAAAATCTATTTAAAATCTATGTGAACAAACTGAGATAAATTTTTGTAGAGTTTTTGCTCAAACTCAATAATATATCGTATACTCCATTATAACTTCATTAAGCCAGTTTTCTATAGTTGTTTGCCAATTTTCTTGTACGGATTTAGATACAACCAAATTTTTAAAAGGATGATAAATCAATTGTAAAATTCCAAATAAAGGTTAATTATCCCTTATATAATTTAATGAAGTTTTTATTCATCTGTAAGGCAAACAACTATAATTATCTTTTTGCGCAATTTTTATAATGCTAATTTTTAATTTAAAAATTTAGATCAAAAATTTATAATCACGGGGATAATCATGATAGAGAAATGTAGAATCTGTAACGGAACTGGAAAAAAAATTGTAAGATACAAGCCATGTCCTGTGTGCGAAGGAACTGGGTATGTTGAGGAGTTTAATCCAAAAGCGCACTTAAAAAATGTATCAAAAAGGGCAAAGTATGATTTAGAATTGGCAGAAGTTCCATGTGAGGAATGTAATGGAACAGGTAAAGTTCCAGTTTATGATGTCTGTGATTTTTGTGGAGGTAGTGGAAAGATAGTAAAATGTGATAAATGTGGAAGGGTTATTGGAAAGTATCCTCAAGATAAAGACAAAACACTATGTGCTAAATGTCAGCAAGAAGAGGAAGAGAGAAGAAAGAACTTAAGGAATGTTTATGAGGTTGATGAACTTTGCACATTTAGTGACATAGAAACTGGAAAGTTCTACAAGGGTATAGTAACAAGAATTGAAAGGTATGGAGTATTTATTTCATTAAATGAACAAACAAGGGGTCTTTTAAGACCAAGAGAGATGGTCGGTAAGAGATTGGAGGACTTTAACATAGGGGATGAAGTAATTGTCCAAGTAACAGATGTTAGGCCAGAGAAGAGGGAAATTGACTTTAGATATATACCAATAACCAACTACAATATAGTTAAATTAGAAAAAGAAGTTCCATTATCACCAATTAAAAACATAACAAGCAAGATCATAGAAATGAAAGATGAAGTTGTCCATATACAGGGAGAAGTTATTCAAATTGTCCAAACTCCCGGCCCTACAGTATTTACAGTAACAGATGGAACTGATGTTGCATGGGTTGCGGCAATAGAGATTGCTGGTTTAAGGGCACACCCTGAGGTCAAAGTTGGGGATGTAATTGATGTTATTGGTAGGGTATCGATAAGAGAAGGAAAACTCCAAATTGAAAGGATTAGATTGAGGAAATTAGAGGAAGATGAGGCAAGAGAAGTTAAAGAAAAGATTGAAGCAGAAATAGAGAGAAAATCAGAACCTGCAAGGGATATAGAATTCTTAGTAAAAAGTGAGGTCTTAGAAAAATTAAGACCAAGAATGGCAGATGTTGCAAAAAGAATAAGAAGGGCTATTTTGGATGGAAGACCAATTATAATAAGACACCATGCTGATACAGATGGTTATTGTGGAGGATTGGCATTAGAGAGGGCAATACTCCCAATAATACAGGAGTTTGCAATAGATGAAGATGCTCAGTGGCACTTCTTCAAAAGAAGACCATCAAAGGCACCATTTTATGAATTAGAGGACGTTACTAAGGATTTAGTATTCTCTATTGAAGATCACTTGAAATTTGGGCAGAAGTTGCCATTGATTATATTAGTTGATAATGGAAGTACTGATGAGGACATCCCAGCAATCTCTAAGGCAAAGGCCTATGGTATTGAGGTTATAGTTATAGACCACCACTTCCCAGGGGAAGTTGTTGATGGAAAAGTTGAGGTTGATGAATTCGTTGATGCCCATGTTAATCCTTACTTAGTTGGTGGAGACAGCAACCTAACAGCAGGGGTCTTATCAACCGAGATAGCAAGGATGATAAACCCAAACGTCTCAGAGAGCATTAAGCATCTTCCAGGAATTGCAGTTGTTGGAGATCATGCGAAAGGAGAAGAGGCAGAACAGTATGTAAAAATTGCACTTGAAAGGTTAAATGAACTCAGTAAAAAATATGGTAGAGGAAACACCTACGACAGAGAATACTTAGAAAAGATATCTTTGTGTATGGACTTTGAGGCATTCTACTTAAGATTCATGGATGGAAAGGGTATTGTGGATGATATATTAGGGGTTAATAATGAGGAATTTGCAAGGCATGAAAGGTTAATAGAAATATTATACGAGCAAGCAATGAAGATGGTTGATAGGCAGATGAGAGCAGTCCTCCCATCAATAAAAACAATGGAACTCGAAAATGGAATTGTATTGAATCTCTTAGATGTGGAGAAACATGCTCACAAATTTACATTCCCTGCCCCAGGAAAAACATGTGGGTTTGCTCATGACCACATGGTTCAGAAGTTTGGGGAAGATAGACCAATAATAACCCTCGCCTATGGACCTGATTTTGGGGTTGTGAGGGCTACAGATGCTGTCCATGAGAGGTATGACTTTAACTTGAACTTAATTGTTGAGCAACTTATGGAAGAAATTCCTGAGGCATCGTTGGATGGCGGAGGGCATGAATGTGCTGGAAGTTTGAAATTTGTTGAAGGATTAAGAGATAGAGTATTAAATAGATTCATAGAAATTATAAAATCTATGAAACCAAAACAACAATAACTTCTGCTATTCTCAAAAATTTATCTGTGGTATCCCGAAATTATTTCGCATCAGTAGGTAATAAAAAGAGGAATGTTAATAATAAGAATAATATGAAGGGGGCAAAACTTAACGATAAAAAGATTAGGAAAATCATTAGATGGAAAGAAAAGGGCTTTGAAACCAGCCGTATAGCTAAGAAAGTTGGAGTAACTCCCCGCAGAGTTCAGCAAATATGGAAAGAATATAAAGAGACCGGAGAAATTCCAAAGATAAAACGTAGGGGTAGAAAGCCAAAGAAAATATCGAAGGAAGAAATTGATTTAGTTCTTAAAGCAGTTGAGGAGTATAAAGGAACCAGTGCAGTGCATTTAGAGAAATACATAGAGAGTAAGCACAATATACATATTCCACACAATCGTATATATACTATATCGTATATATACTATACTGAAGGAATTCGGCCTCACCCACAAGAGAAAGAAGAAAAGAAAGAAAAAGCCAAAGCGATTCAGCGCTTCAAAACCTAACGAAATGTGGCAGATGGATTTTAAAATCGTAAATGTGGATGGAGTTAGATATAATCTCCTGTTAATAATTGATGATCACAGTAGATTCATCCTACACGCTGGAATTTACGAAGAATCTACAACCGACGTTGTTATCTCGGCTTTAGAAGAATGCTTTGAAAAGCATGGAACGCCGAAAAAGATATTAACTGACAATGGAACCCAATTCGTCCCTGCAAGGGGTGGAATCTCGAGATTTCAGAAGTTCCTAATGGAAAGGGAAATTTTGCATATAAAAACCTCAATCAGACACCCTCAAACGATAGGAAAAGTTGAAAGAATAAATAGGGAAGTTGAATATCGACTGGACAAGTTCAACAACCTGAAAGAATTCGTTGAATGGCACAACCAAATAAAACCACACCGCTCATTAAGTTTTAAAACCCCATACGAAGTATACTTCGAAAATACCAAATGTAATAAAGAGGTGATAACATGAACATGAACAACGAAATAATTTCAGGATACAACAATGAACGAGTATTGCCTGTTTGGATAAAAATTATACGGCAAAACTTTGTTTTGCCATAAAGTTTTCTAAAAGTTTCGTTTAGAGCCTACAAGGATGTATAAACCCTCCTTTTATCATTAAATCAGCAAGAGTTATTGCCACCATAGATTCCGCTACTGGAATAACTCTTGGAACTATTATTGGGTCATGCCTACCCTCAATTGCTATATCTACATTTTCAAGGGTTCTTAAATCAATTGTGTGTTGCTTTTTTGATATTGAAGGTGTTGGCTTTATGGCAATTCTAATAACAATTGGAGTCCCACAACTTATTCCTCCTAAAATCCCACCGCAGTTGTTGGTTTTTAATCTTATGTTTTTCTCATCATCAAAATAAATTTCATCATTCATTTCACTTCCAAACATCTCCGCACTCTCAAACCCTCTCCCAATTTCAACACCTTTAACTGCATTTATACTCATTAAGGATTTCGCCAACTCTCCATCCAATTTATTAAATATTGGGTTTCCCACACCTATAGGCACATTTAATGCAACTATCTCAACGACTCCCCCAACACTCTCCTGATTTTCTATTGCATTTAAAACATACTCTTCCATTTCCTTCTCATTTGATGATGGGCATCTTAACGGATTGCTTTCAATTCTTTCAATAAGATTTTTTAGGGAATCTTCATCCATATTGTTAAAGAGTTCTTCATTTTTATAATAGCTGAAATCTCCTTCAATCTTACCAATCTTTATTGCATATCCAATAATCTTAATGTTGTGAGTATAGTCCAAAAGTTTCTTTGCTATTGCTCCACCAATGACATTTCCTATGGTTGTTCTTCCACTGCTTCTCCCCCCTCCTCTATAATCTACATGCCTATATTTTAAATGGTATGTTAAATCTGCATGTCCTGGTCTTGGGGTGTCTTTTATTTTGCTGTAATCTTTAGGTCTCTGATTTTTATTATAAACTAATGCCAATATTGGAGCTCCAGTGGTTTTACCTTCAAAAATCCCAGAGAGTATCTCAACTTTATCTTCCTCTTTTCTTGGTGTTGAGAATAAACTATAACCTGGCCTTCTCCTGTTCAGTTCTTTTTGAATATCCTCTTCAGATAATGGCAAATTTGCTGGACATCCATCAACAACAGCTCCGACGGCTTTTCCGTGACTTTCTCCCCACGTAGTTACCCTAAACATGTCTCCAATGGTATTCATAACATCACCAAATGCATTAATCCTTAATTTTAGAGTATTTTTACAGTTGTTTGCGTTAGGTATTGGATATGACTATAATGAATTTTAAAATGTTATAAAGCGTTATTTAAATTTAAGAATTATTACTTAATTTTTTGGAATTTTAAATATATAAATAAATTCCAAAAATTCCACAAACAACTATTGCCTCCCAATAATATTTTTGGTTGTGTATTTATTTAACTATTAATTTAAATTAATCAATATACAATACCAAAATAAAAAAGAAAAAAATAGATAATGTAAGATGATATTAACCAGTTTATTCGACCAACAATCTTGCTTTTTCTGGTGTGTATCTCCAATCCATTGGCAATACTCCTTTTCTCTTGTAGTATTTAACCAATCTTCTGATTTTTGATTCAATTAATTGTAATCCTCTCTTTGAGTGTAAATCTTTTGGGTGCTGTTCTAAGTGGTTTCTTAAGTTGACTGCTCTTCTCATTAAGTTAAGTAAATCTTCTGGAACTTCTGGATATACACCATGTTCTTTCATTATTTGTGAGATTTTCTTTCCAGTAATTAATTTTACGTCAGGTATTCCGTAGGTATCTCTCAATATCATTCCAATCATTGCTGATTGGTATCCTTCTTTTGCTAATTTAACTACTAACTCCTCAACTTCCTCTGGTTTCAAAGTGACCCATTCAGGAACTTCTTTCCTTAAAGGCCTCTTTGAACCGGAGGAACCTCTTCTATCTGAGTGAAGTCTTGCCATATTTTCACCTCAATTTTTTTCCGACGGTTCCCAGCCCAAAGGGCCTGTTGGGTAAGAATTACTAAGATGATTTAAAATTATTATATTAATTTTTGATTAATATAATATATAACAAAAATAATAACATTCTTACCCAACAGTTTTATTGGCTTATTGTGATTGAGACGATTTCATATATATAACTTGCGGTACTTTTTATAGTCGTTTGCAGAATTCACGTTATTTATAGTCTCGGACATTAATAAGTGGAAAAAATACTTCATGGAAAATTACTGTGGTTTATATTTATTCAAAATTAAATTTTGTTGAGGTAAATAAACTTTTAGAAAACTTTATGGCAAAACAAAGTTTTGCCGTATAATTAACTACAACAAAAATTTTTAAAAGGGCAATAAATCAGGCGTAAAATTTTAAATAAAGCATTATTTATATGCTTAATTTCATTAAGATTGTAGTTATTTAATATTAAGACTATCAATTCCATTTTAAAAATTCAACGTTAAAAGGGATATGGTACTATTTTTTCTCGTTTGGATATATTATTCCTTTTTCAGTTATAATAGCTGTTATCAACTCAGGTGGAGTGCAATCAAATGCATAGTTATAAACACCAACTCCTTCTGGGATAATCCTAACTCCATCAATATATGCTACTTCTTTTTCTCCCCTCTCCTCAACAATAACATCTTCAACTTTGCTTTCAAAATCAAACGTTGAATATGGTGCTGCGACATAGAATGGGATGTTGTGGTATTTGGCGAGGATTGCAAGTGAGTATGTCCCTATCTTGTTGAATACATGATAATCACTCAAAATCCTATCTGCCCCAACAATAATTTTATCAATCATCCCCTTACTCATTAAGTAGCCAGCCATGTTGTCAGGAATTACCTTTACTGGAATGCCCTCATAACTTAACTCAAATGCTGTGAGTTTAGCCCCCTGCAATCTTGGTCTTGTTTCATCTGCTATAACTTGAATTTTTTTGTTGTTGTAATGTGCAAATCTTATAACACTCAAGGCAGTCCCATAGGCGGAACATGCTAAAGCCCCCGCATTGCAGTGGGTTAAAATTGTATCCCCATCTTCAATAAGTTTCTCCCCAATTTCCCCAATTTTTCTGCAAGTTTCTATATCCTCTTCATGTATCTTTTTTGCTTCTTCAAGGATTGATCTCCCCTTATCATAAGCATCCATAACCCTATTCAATGCCCAAAATAAGTTTACAGCAGTAGGTCTTGTGTTTTTTAATGTGTTATATGCCTTCTCAATATCCTCCCCATGAATTTCAGCAAGAGCCATCCCGTAGGCAGCAGAGATACCTATCGCTGGAGCTCCTCTAACGACCATATCCTTTATCGCAAATGCAACATCCTCATAAGTTTTGCAGGTAAAGTATTCTAATTTATGTGGGAGTTTTCTCTGGTCAATTAAGATTAATTCCTTTTTGTCATCATCCCAAATTATGGGCCTTAAATCCTTCCCTCTCATTTTTTTCACCATTTTAAACTATTTTCTTGATAATTCTTCAACTTTCTCTTTTATATTTCCACTTTCCATTATTGATGAGCCAATTAAAGCACAGTTAGTATATTTTAGAACATACATTAAATCGTCTCTTGTATAAATCCCACTTTCACTTATTTTTATCTTTTTATTTGGTATTAATGGAGCTAATTTTTCCGTGGTTTTTAAATCAATATTGAGTGTTTTTAAATCCCTATTATTTATGCCAATAATCTTTGCATTACTGTCTAATGCAATATCAATTTCTTCCTCGCTATGTGTTTCAACTAAACACTCCAAATCATTCTCATGAGCATAATCCAAGAACTCTCCAATATCTTCCCCTAAAACAGAAACCATCAACAACACTATATTTGCTCCAATGGTTTTTGCTATGTCGATCTGATAAAAATCAACAACAAAATCCTTGAAGAGTATTGGAACTTTAAATTTCCTTGCTATAATCAAATTTCTATAACTTCCATTAAAATATTTTGGCTCAGTTAGGATGGAAATTCCACAACATCCGCCCTCAACCATATCTCTTGCTATATTTTCAATATCTTCCTCTTTAATTCTTCTGATATTTCCTTTTGATGGTGATGATGGTTTAATTTCTGTAATTATTGGATTTCTTGTTTCTTTCGCTTTTTTTATACTTTTTGATAGTTTTAATTTGCTATGTTTTTCAATATACTCATCAAGTTCACGATCTTTGATAAAATTTTCCAATTCTCTCAATATATTCCTTCCTCTTTCTAATTCTATTCTTTTCCTTGTATCCTTTACAATTTTATCTAAAACATTCATGAAACTACCTCCAATAAACTTGTAGTCGATGGTTGAAAACTTAATTAAAATTATAAGGAAAATATTTCATTTGAAAATAAATGTAAATTATTTTATTTAAATACAATAATCTTCGAATACATAACAAACAACAAATTTTTATATATGATGTATAGATTATTTAAATGCTGGGCATAATATAATAATTAATAAAATTTAAGCAAAAAATAAAATTTAAGTTGTGCATAGAGGTGAGAAATATGGATAACAACAAAATAACTGTTAGTGTAATTAAGGCAGATGTCGGTGGTTTATGTGGACACACATTAGCACCAGAGGATTTATTAGAAGCTTGTGAAGGTGTGTTAGAGGAGGCAGTTGATGAATTAATAATTGACTATTATGTCACAAGATGTGGGGATGACGTAGATTTAATTATGACACACAAAATGGGAGTAGATAACGAAAAAATACACAAATTAGCATGGAACGCATTTGAAGAAGCAACTAAGATTGCAAAAGAACTTAAATTGTATGGGGCAGGACAAGATTTACTTGCAGAATGTTTCTCTGGAAATGTTAGAGGATTGGGTCCAGGATGTGCAGAAATGGAGTTCGTTGAGAGACCAAGCGAACCAATAGTCGTATTCTGCTGTGACAAAACAGACCCAGCGGCATTTAACTTGCCATTATACAAGATATTTGCTGACCCATTTAACACAGCAGGTTTAGTATTTGACCCATCAATGACAAGTGGATTTGCATTTGAAGTTCACGACGTAATAGGCAGCAAAAAAGTTATTTTAAACACCCCAGAAGAGACATACTCATTATTAGCATTGATTGGGGATGTTGAAAGATATGCAATTAAGAGAGTTTATAGAAGAAGAGATAATGAAATTGCAGCAGTTGTCAGTACTGAGAAATTAAACTACATTGCAGGGGAGTATGTTGGTAAAGACGACCCAGTTGCAGTTGTAAGGGCACAAAGTGGATTCCCAGCAGTTGGGGAAATATTAGAGCCATTTGCTAACCCACACTTTGTTGCAGGATGGATGAGAGGTAGCCACTGGGGTCCATTAATGCCTGTTGGTGAGGAAGACGCAACACCTTCAAGATTTGATGGGCCTGCAAGAATTATGGCGTTAGGATTCCAATTGGCAGATGGTATGTTAATAGGGCCAAACGACTTGTTTGCAGATAAGGGCTTCGATAAAGCAAGAGAAAAAGCTTTAGAAATGGCAGACATTATAAGAAGAATGGGGCCATTCCAACCACACAGATTACCATCAGGAATGATGGAATATACAACAGTCCCAAAGGTCTTAGAAAAATTAAAAGATAGATTTGAGCCACTTGATGATGAGCCTAAAAAATTAGAAAAATGTAGGGATAGAGGAGATGTAGAATAACTTTCCTTCTTATTTTTCTAATTTATCTATCGGAAGTTATAACTATTTCAATTTGGGGTTCGTATTATAGCCAGTGACAAAACTTTATTGAATAAGTAATTTTAATACCTTTTGTCACCATGCCAGGTTTTTTACTGCTTTTCATATCTATTTTTTAGTTCATTATATTTAAGTTTTTCAATTATTTCCACCCTCCATAACATTAATATAAACCAAAAGAGGTATTTGATTAGGAGCATTAAAGATCAATTTGGTGAAAGAATGTATAACGTGAAGGATATAAATTTGGCTCCAGAAGGGGAGAAAAAAATTGAATGGGCAAAACAACACATGCCTGTTTTAGGATTAATTAGAAAAGAATTTAAAAAAGAAAAACCATTTAAAGGGATAACTATTGGAATGGCTCTGCATTTGGAAGCAAAAACTGCTGTTTTAGCGGAAACATTAATGGAAGGCGGAGCAAAGATTGCCATTACAGGATGCAACCCATTATCAACTCAAGATGATGTCGCTGCTGCATGTGCTAAGAAGGGAATGCATGTTTATGCATGGAGAGGGGAAACAACAGAGGAGTATTATGAAAATTTGAATAAAGTTCTTGACCATAATCCAGATATCATTATAGATGATGGATGTGATTTGATATTCTTATTGCACACACAAAGAACTGAACTCTTAGATAACATAATGGGTGGTTGTGAAGAAACAACAACAGGAATTATAAGACTTAAAGCAATGGAGAGAGAGGGGGCTTTAAAATTTCCAGTAATGGACGTTAATGATGCATATACAAAGTATCTATTTGATAACAGATATGGGACTGGGCAGAGTGCAATTGATGGAATCATTAGAACAACAAACTTACTAATTGCAGGGAAGACAGTTGTTGTTGCTGGTTATGGGTGGTGTGGAAAAGGAGTGGCAATGAGAGCAAAAGGAATGGGAGCAAATGTTGTAGTTACTGAAGTAAACCCAATTAGGGCATTAGAAGCAAAGATGGATGGATTTAGAGTTATGAAGATGGAAGATGCTGCTAAAATAGGAGATATATTCATAACAACAACTGGATGTAAGGATGTTATTAGAAAGGAGCACATG
The sequence above is a segment of the Methanotorris igneus Kol 5 genome. Coding sequences within it:
- a CDS encoding SWIM zinc finger family protein; its protein translation is MHYDNKIVERGREYYKNGLVKFCVKFEDFLYGEVVGGDVYDVKVDLSNYFGSCSCPYKYNCKHAYALIEAYKNNNYIDGNELFNSLSKKPKEEILEILKSIILKHNLWDDLIGKEDNLVEKGKAILKLIPVERKNIYTFKSFLRNQFIKNARDDELLEMLEEIANFDYFDYEDRDVVEIIESIVVEIFERGNKKTIKKALELSNKYKYALWIIREYFYDYCIEAGLVDDFAEKY
- a CDS encoding DHH family phosphoesterase, with product MIEKCRICNGTGKKIVRYKPCPVCEGTGYVEEFNPKAHLKNVSKRAKYDLELAEVPCEECNGTGKVPVYDVCDFCGGSGKIVKCDKCGRVIGKYPQDKDKTLCAKCQQEEEERRKNLRNVYEVDELCTFSDIETGKFYKGIVTRIERYGVFISLNEQTRGLLRPREMVGKRLEDFNIGDEVIVQVTDVRPEKREIDFRYIPITNYNIVKLEKEVPLSPIKNITSKIIEMKDEVVHIQGEVIQIVQTPGPTVFTVTDGTDVAWVAAIEIAGLRAHPEVKVGDVIDVIGRVSIREGKLQIERIRLRKLEEDEAREVKEKIEAEIERKSEPARDIEFLVKSEVLEKLRPRMADVAKRIRRAILDGRPIIIRHHADTDGYCGGLALERAILPIIQEFAIDEDAQWHFFKRRPSKAPFYELEDVTKDLVFSIEDHLKFGQKLPLIILVDNGSTDEDIPAISKAKAYGIEVIVIDHHFPGEVVDGKVEVDEFVDAHVNPYLVGGDSNLTAGVLSTEIARMINPNVSESIKHLPGIAVVGDHAKGEEAEQYVKIALERLNELSKKYGRGNTYDREYLEKISLCMDFEAFYLRFMDGKGIVDDILGVNNEEFARHERLIEILYEQAMKMVDRQMRAVLPSIKTMELENGIVLNLLDVEKHAHKFTFPAPGKTCGFAHDHMVQKFGEDRPIITLAYGPDFGVVRATDAVHERYDFNLNLIVEQLMEEIPEASLDGGGHECAGSLKFVEGLRDRVLNRFIEIIKSMKPKQQ
- the aroC gene encoding chorismate synthase — encoded protein: MNTIGDMFRVTTWGESHGKAVGAVVDGCPANLPLSEEDIQKELNRRRPGYSLFSTPRKEEDKVEILSGIFEGKTTGAPILALVYNKNQRPKDYSKIKDTPRPGHADLTYHLKYRHVDYRGGGRSSGRTTIGNVIGGAIAKKLLDYTHNIKIIGYAIKIGKIEGDFSYYKNEELFNNMDEDSLKNLIERIESNPLRCPSSNEKEMEEYVLNAIENQESVGGVVEIVALNVPIGVGNPIFNKLDGELAKSLMSINAVKGVEIGRGFESAEMFGSEMNDEIYFDDEKNIRLKTNNCGGILGGISCGTPIVIRIAIKPTPSISKKQHTIDLRTLENVDIAIEGRHDPIIVPRVIPVAESMVAITLADLMIKGGFIHPCRL
- a CDS encoding 30S ribosomal protein S15, giving the protein MARLHSDRRGSSGSKRPLRKEVPEWVTLKPEEVEELVVKLAKEGYQSAMIGMILRDTYGIPDVKLITGKKISQIMKEHGVYPEVPEDLLNLMRRAVNLRNHLEQHPKDLHSKRGLQLIESKIRRLVKYYKRKGVLPMDWRYTPEKARLLVE
- the mtnA gene encoding S-methyl-5-thioribose-1-phosphate isomerase; its protein translation is MRGKDLRPIIWDDDKKELILIDQRKLPHKLEYFTCKTYEDVAFAIKDMVVRGAPAIGISAAYGMALAEIHGEDIEKAYNTLKNTRPTAVNLFWALNRVMDAYDKGRSILEEAKKIHEEDIETCRKIGEIGEKLIEDGDTILTHCNAGALACSAYGTALSVIRFAHYNNKKIQVIADETRPRLQGAKLTAFELSYEGIPVKVIPDNMAGYLMSKGMIDKIIVGADRILSDYHVFNKIGTYSLAILAKYHNIPFYVAAPYSTFDFESKVEDVIVEERGEKEVAYIDGVRIIPEGVGVYNYAFDCTPPELITAIITEKGIIYPNEKK
- a CDS encoding indole-3-glycerol phosphate synthase TrpC, whose product is MNVLDKIVKDTRKRIELERGRNILRELENFIKDRELDEYIEKHSKLKLSKSIKKAKETRNPIITEIKPSSPSKGNIRRIKEEDIENIARDMVEGGCCGISILTEPKYFNGSYRNLIIARKFKVPILFKDFVVDFYQIDIAKTIGANIVLLMVSVLGEDIGEFLDYAHENDLECLVETHSEEEIDIALDSNAKIIGINNRDLKTLNIDLKTTEKLAPLIPNKKIKISESGIYTRDDLMYVLKYTNCALIGSSIMESGNIKEKVEELSRK
- the fbp gene encoding fructose-1,6-bisphosphate aldolase/phosphatase; protein product: MDNNKITVSVIKADVGGLCGHTLAPEDLLEACEGVLEEAVDELIIDYYVTRCGDDVDLIMTHKMGVDNEKIHKLAWNAFEEATKIAKELKLYGAGQDLLAECFSGNVRGLGPGCAEMEFVERPSEPIVVFCCDKTDPAAFNLPLYKIFADPFNTAGLVFDPSMTSGFAFEVHDVIGSKKVILNTPEETYSLLALIGDVERYAIKRVYRRRDNEIAAVVSTEKLNYIAGEYVGKDDPVAVVRAQSGFPAVGEILEPFANPHFVAGWMRGSHWGPLMPVGEEDATPSRFDGPARIMALGFQLADGMLIGPNDLFADKGFDKAREKALEMADIIRRMGPFQPHRLPSGMMEYTTVPKVLEKLKDRFEPLDDEPKKLEKCRDRGDVE
- the ahcY gene encoding adenosylhomocysteinase, which translates into the protein MYNVKDINLAPEGEKKIEWAKQHMPVLGLIRKEFKKEKPFKGITIGMALHLEAKTAVLAETLMEGGAKIAITGCNPLSTQDDVAAACAKKGMHVYAWRGETTEEYYENLNKVLDHNPDIIIDDGCDLIFLLHTQRTELLDNIMGGCEETTTGIIRLKAMEREGALKFPVMDVNDAYTKYLFDNRYGTGQSAIDGIIRTTNLLIAGKTVVVAGYGWCGKGVAMRAKGMGANVVVTEVNPIRALEAKMDGFRVMKMEDAAKIGDIFITTTGCKDVIRKEHMLLMKDGAILCNAGHFDNEINKRDLRELATSVRVVRNNIEEYKLGDKKLYLLGEGRLVNLACADGHPCEVMDMSFANQALGAKYILENHDKLENKVYRIPYEQDLRIASLKLKSMGVEIDELTEEQKKYLEDWREGT